A region of Diadema setosum chromosome 15, eeDiaSeto1, whole genome shotgun sequence DNA encodes the following proteins:
- the LOC140238480 gene encoding uncharacterized protein, with protein MCSAGSSPLLWAIAGFCVVIIVLLIIVILFHVEQRMKRNAKKHQPDEPGRNDGAHCELQAVNEQEEAQRLHQFEDAEDHADEHQHPQTAGVGIVGCQVNRIIQSTPQVPRDEAKDAGARRDSHDFDIERQVGSSDVTPRTEGPLSSRGAAGPIAGATTTMSLEGRFIKKGKGKRKRAWKDDRGNNYTHVNGNTNSKHTRSVEMGPEVVELLDCNGQCESKV; from the exons ATGTGCTCAGCTGGCAGCAGTCCTCTGCTGTGGGCTATAGCAGGTTTTTGTGTGGTCATCATTGTTCTGCTCATCATAGTCATTCTGTTTCATGTTGAACAAAGGATGAAAAGAAATGCCAAGAAACATCAACCTGAcg AGCCTGGTAGAAATGATGGAGCACATTGTGAGCTGCAAGCAGTCAATGAACAGGAAGAGGCCCAAAGGCTTCATCAATTTGAGGATGCCGAAGATCATGCTGATGAACACCAACATCCACAGACAGCAGGTGTTGGCATAGTTGGTTGTCAAGTCAACCGCATCATCCAGTCTACTCCACAGGTGCCAAGGGATGAGGCAAAGGATGCTGGAGCAAGGAGAGACTCacatgattttgacattgagagACAGGTTGGGTCAAGTGATGTGACCCCGAGGACCGAAGGTCCTTTGTCATCAAGGGGTGCTGCTGGACCAATAGCAGGTGCTACTACCACCATGTCCCTGGAGGGACGATTCATCAAGAAAGggaaagggaagaggaagagggctTGGAAAGATGACAGAGGGAATAATTACACTCATGTAAATGGTAATACCAATAGCAAACACACCAGGTCTGTAGAGATGGGGCCAGAAGTAGTGGAGTTGCTGGATTGCAATGGACAGTGTGAATCCAAGGTATGA